One bacterium genomic window, ATAATAGGTGGGCACAGCCGAGGAGTCAGCAAAGGGTTCATCGAAATGATAAATAAGTTTGGGCAGCAGGGCCTCAAGTTCGGGTCTGACCGTATGTTCATAATGAGTGGTCTGATAGAGATGGGCTACTAATCGGGCAAATTTAGTCTCGTCAAACCCGTTTTCAGAAAATCCAATGGAAGAAGTGATCACCGGCCGATTAAGGCCATTGCTCATTACCGCCACCACCGCACTAGAATCTATCCCCCCGCTCAAGAAAACGCCCAGAGGGACCTCACTTATCAACTGGCTTTCAACCGAGTCCTTCAGATGACGGATTAAGTCTTGGGCATAATTTTCTTCACGGGCATAGAGATCTGCTTTTCCTGAGAGAGATGAATTTGAGGTGAATTCTACATCCCAGTATTCTTTAAGGGAGGCATGATCAGGGGTGCAAGTCAGGATATGACCTGGCGGGAGCTTATAGATTCCTTTAAAGATCGATCTGGGAGAAGGGATGGCCCGAAAGGTGAAGTAATCATCCAGGGCTTCATAATTAATCTGTCTGGGGATACGGCTGTCTTTCAGGAGGGCCTTGATCTCTGAACCAAAGAGACAAAAGTTGGCATTAAGCCAGTAATAGAGGGGCTTAATCCCCAACCGGTCCCTGGCTAAGGTGAGTTTTTTTTTGCCCCTGTCCCAGATAGCAAAGGCAAACATCCCCCCCAACTGTCTGACACACATCTCGCCCGCCTCTTCATAAAGGTGGACAATGACCTCAGTATCGGATTTGGTCTTAAATTGATGCCCTTTTAGGATCAGGTCATCCCTGAGCTGCCTGTAATTATATATCTCTCCATTAAAAACGATCCAAATACTGCCATCTTCATTAGAAACAGGCTGTTGGCCGGTAGTCAGATCAATAATAGCCAGCCGTCGCATACCGAGACCGAGGTCATCTTTGACATAAAACCCCTCTTCATCAGGACCGCGATGATAAAGAGCATCGGTCATCTCCCGAACAAGCCCTGGTTTAACCGGCTCACTTGAACCAAAATTGTATACGCCGCATATACCGCACATGAATGGCCCCCTTTTTTAATGGCGGATTTCTGATGGCGGATTGTCCGGCCTTGGGCCCGAATTGGCCTCCAGAAACCCCTTTTTAAATGGCGAATGGCGTAACTATTCAGCCACTAAGGCACAAAGATTACAAATATTCTCTTCGTGCCTTAGTGGCTTTGTGGCTAAATAGTTACCGGATTTCGGATTTCAGATTTCGGATTGGGATAAATACACAATCCGCGATTCGCAATCCGCGATTCACAATTAGCGATTCGCCATCCGCCATCTTCCTATTTAAGCACCACCATCTTCCTCGTCTCTACCGAAGATCCGGCAATAAGCTGGTAAAGGTAGATGCCGCTGGCGACTTCACTTCCGTCGGAATCCTTGCCGTCCCAGTAAGCTGATACCCCCTTTGAGGTGTATGATCCGGACCCGAGCTTCCCTAACTTCAGGGTCCGAATAAGCTCTCCGGAAAGATTGTAAATTCGGATGTTTACTTCAGCCTCCTGAGCCAGCTCAAAGGGAATCCAGGTCTCCGGATTCAAGGGATTGGGATAGTTCTGGCCTAACCTGGTTTTCGTGATTTCAGGCACAGATTGAATCCAGGTCTCTGATTTCAAGAAATCAGGATAGTTTTCCCCTTCGGAAAGAATAGGGGCGGCCTGGGCAGGGTCCAGATGATCAATAATATACCTCGCCCCCTGGATCAGAAGATTAGCCAGGTCAGGATGAATAGCTCCATTGGCATTTTTAACCTGAGAAATGAATTTCTTTAGGGTCTCCTTAGCGGCCTCAAGGTAACCGGCCGCTATTTGATACCCGGCCATGTTCAGCTTGGCAATCAGGGCATCAGCTAATGGTTGGCTGCTGATCAGGTCCATCTGATAGCCAATCTTTACCGCGAAGATCATCAGATTAATGGTGGCGAGAGGGTCATCAGGCAGTTGTTGAATAATATACCTGGCTTCGGCTATTAAGTAATCAGCTGCCTGGGGCCTTATGTGGGTGCCCTGATAGAGTTTTACCTCCTTGATATATGAGAAGAGGCAGATTTTGGCCAGGCTGTAATAACGGTAGTCAATCAGTTTCTTAGCCAGGACCGCCTTGGCTCGCAGAGAGAGCCAGATCCATTGGGAGTCAATAAGTCCCTTTTTGTAGCACACATTCGTGGCCTCAATCAGGGTATCAATGGTGGCTTCAACCTCAAAGGCCACCAAAGCAGAAGCGGAATCACCCTCTCTGTTCCAGGCAGTAACTACCAGGGTATGCTCGCCTAACTTGAGCTGGAAGAGGTTGAGGATGTCACCGTTGGACAACGCCTTTTCCCCATCAAGAATGGCCGTAACTGAATCTATACCTGACTCCGGATCGGTGGCGGTAAAGGAAACAGATACGGTGTCAGAGTGAAGATAGGGCCTGGCCTCCGGAGATTCTATCGTCACTAAGGGAGGCGTCACATCTCCTGTCTGTTCGGCTACAATAAAGTTGAGGGCGGCTAAACCTTCGCCTAAACCAGGACCGGTAGTAAGAATGGGGACGCCACTGATTAGATCAACCGTGTAAATAGTTTCATCCCAGAAGGTGAGGCCCATTCCCCCTGAAGCGTAGTCGGAATAGGCTTCACAATAGGTGGTAGCCCCATTGACCACAAAAGGACGGTCTTGAGGGACATAAGTATGGGGACTATTCTGCCAATCAGCCGCAGGATTGATTTGGACAAAACCGTCTATATGCCTTCCCGCCTGATCCACGGTATCAAGGGTCAGGGTAAGGGGGAAGAATTGAAAAACAACCCTGGCGGTGCCTGATCCGGCGCCCGGGGTTTGGGTTTGAACCACCCGACTATCAGTAGCATCAATGGTGTAAATCATATCCTCATTAATAGTTAATATATTTTCCTCAGTTCTGTAACCGGCAAAACCAAGGAAGCGGTTCATAATACCGTCAGGAAGCTCCATCACGCATGGAGTAGAGTGCCAACCCTGGTCAGCCAATTGGAACAACCCCTCGATATGTTGACCATTTTGGTTCACTGTATCAAAGGTCACCGACAAAAAGTGGAAGAGACAATCAATAGTGGCGGCGCCTGGGCCAGGGCCAGGGCCGGAAGTTATTTCACCATTCACTGTATAGGCGGTATCTTGCCAGATAGTTATTGTTTTGGTAACCGTTTTAAAAGCGGCAAAGAAATCAAAGGTAACGGTGCCTCCATTGACTATAAGCTCCGGTTTAGAATTAGTCGGCTCATAAGTATAGGGGGTGAAATGGTAGATACTAAAGGCGCTTATCCAAACCTCTCCATTTTCTACATGTTGGAGATTCCCATCCAGTGTATCGCAAGTAATAGAAAGGGGCAGGAACTTGAAAATAATCCGGGCGGCCCCTGCTCCAGCGCCAGATTGCACGGTTTGAGTCACGGTGACATCGGTAGCATCAATGATATAAATGTTGCCCTCGGTAAGGGTTACAATCTGCTCTGCTAACCTGTAACCGGCGTATCCGGTGAACACAGAGGTCGCTCCGGCCGGTATAGTCAGCGTAAAGGGCGCCGCCTGCCAATCCTGACCGTATATCTGAACATAACCGCCAATATGCTGGCTGTTTTGATCGACGGTATCGATAGTCAGGGTCAAGGTAGAAAAGATAAAATCTACGGTAGCCGTGCCTGCGCCTGCTCCCGGCTTCTCAGTTACTCCATCTTGAACGGTGTAGGCGGTATCCTCCCAAACAGTTATCGTCTGAGTAACCGTAGAGCTAAAGGCCAAGGCCTCGAAAGGAACCGCACCCCCGTTGACAATCAATTCCGGATGGCGGTGCTGGGGAGTGTAAATGTAAGGGGTGACCTGCCAGGGGGCATAGGCAGCCGGTCGAATAAAACCGTCAGCATGTTGCTCGGCTACGTCGAGTGTATCACAGGCAACGGAGAGAGGGAAGAAGGTAAAGATCACCTGGGCGGCGCCGCTGCCTGCGCCGCTGCCGGTGGTCATACTTACTGAAGCACCTGTGGCATCAATGGTATAAATGGTATCCTCTTGAATAGTTATGATCTGTTCTACGGTTCTGTAACCACTGAAGCTGGTAAAAATTGTAGAGGCGCCCTTAGGCATAGTTACCGTGGCCGGCGTAGCCTGCCAATCCTGGCCATATTTCTGGATAAATCCATCAATATGTTGACCATTCTGGTCAACGGTGTCTAAATAGACGGTTAAAACCGTGAAGACAAAATCAATCGTGGCCACGCCTGGGCCTGGTCCGGGACTGATAGTTGTTTCATCACCCACGGTATAGGCCGTATCTTGCCAGACTAAGACGGTTCGGGTAATCGTAGTAGATACAGCCATGGCCTCAAAGGAAACCGTCCCGCCATTAACAATTAAATCCGGGGGGCTGTTCTGAGGGGTAAAGGTGTGAGGGGTGGCATGCCAATCAGCATAATAAGCCGTTCGCACCCAACCCTCAAGATGCTGCTGGCTTCCATCCACGGTATTAGTGACCACAGAAAGGGGGAGAAACTGGAAATTAATCTGGCTAAGGCCACGGCCGGCCCCTGAACTACTTGCCTGGGTTACCGAAGTATCAGTAGCGTCAATGGTCAGAATGGCATCATCCAAAATGGTTACGATTTGCTCTACGGTTCTAAAGCCGGCATAGGCCGTAAAGATAGTGGCCGCCCCATCCGGCAAGGTCATAATATGCGGGCTGGCCTGCCAATCCTGGCCGTATGGCCGGATATAGCCGGGGATATGCTGGCCATTCTGATCGACGGTATCAATCGTTACACTCAGGTCTGCGGCCAGGGCAAGGTTAGGACTTATTACACTGGTGAAAGCCAATAGAGTGGCGACCAGTAAAAAGAGTAATACTTTTCTCATCTGTGGTTCTCCTTTTTTTTGATTGTAAGCGTTCAGCCCCTAAGGCACAAACTCGATCCTCGATGCTCGATTCTCGATGCTCGATCCTCGATGCTCGATCCTCGATGCTCGATCCTCGAGCATCCAGAATCGAGCATCCAGCGTCCAGTCTCATGGGATGAACGGTTACTTTTGATTTACGCTCGATTCTAAGATTCCTATATCGAAAATCAAGCGGTTAGATTGGCCCCATTTTTCTGTTTTAAACCATTAGCCCCTTTTCTATATTTTTAAGACATCGGCCCCTCCGCTGTCCTAACTCTGTAAATTACCTAAAGGTATTGGCATCACTCCTTTCTAACGTGATCCTTTAAATATCCGTAAAGCAAATCTGGGATCAGAAAAAGATCCAAAAGGACTCTTGGAAGATAATTCATTTACCCCTATCCGCTTCAAGGCAAAAAGGTCATTCTGGCCACTACCATAGTTATTTCCCCCTTCTTTGATGGAACAAGCCGACTGGAAATTATTTTCCCAGACTATCTTCTTAATCCCATCCTCTATCTCTCCAAAAGGATAGGAAAAGTGGCCGACCGGTTCCTTTAACCTGATTTCAATGGCCGTCTTGGATTCCACAATCTCCTTTCTGGCAGCTTCAAGGGGTAATTCTGTCAAAGACAGATGCGAGTGGGTATGAGCTCCGAAGGATATCCCTTCTCTCTTCATTTCATCCACCTCTTCCCAGGACAACATAACTCTATTAGAGGAGGCGGCTGTATCTTCTCGGCCAACTTTAAGGTGGCTTATAATCTCTGTTCTTACTGACTCCACCATACCCTTTAAGATAGAAATCAGCTTGTTTTTAGCCTCCTCTCGCTCTTTTCCCTCTTTAGCCTCAATCTCTAAAAGGCATTTTTCTACTTCCACCGGATAAATACCTCGGCGAACCTGGCCGTTTTTTTGTTCTAAAAGAGAGTCTACCTCATCCCACCAGAGCCGGCGGTCTGTGCCTATAAAATTGGTGGTTAGGAAGATAGTGGCCGGCAGAGAATATCTTCTCAGGATAGGAAAGGCTTGGGTGTAATTATCCCTATATCCGTCATCAAAGGTAATCACTACTATATCCTCCTTCAGGGGGATTTCTCCTTTAAGAAAAGGCATCGCCTCATCTAAAGACGCAACCTTAAAATTATTCCTGAGGAAATTCATCTGCTTCTCGAAAGTGGCCGGAGAAACAGCCATCTGAGGTCTAACATAGTCATCTATCACCCGATGGTAAGAAAGGATAATGACCTTGGGCCGACGAATCTTTCTAAACAGATCAAGCGATCGGGTATAATAAAGACAGACTCCCATGAGCCATCTAATTATTTCACTCCAGGAATTTCTTTCTCTCTTTGCCTCCATTTCCTTCCTTTCCAGTAAATGCAGGGTAACCGTTCAGCCACAGATGCACACAGATGAAACACGGAAAATCCGTGAGCCGTGTCCGTGATTCGGGTCTGTCCTTAGGCTGTAGGGACAACCCTTGTGGTTGTCCGTCTACGGAACGGACATGGACAAGCACGGACAGGGACAAGCCCTGTCCCTACACTTCCGCCTTCTGTCCTGTTATTTATCCGTGCTAATCCGTGCAGCTATACCTGAACGGTTACAATGTCAGCACAGCCCTATCCTCCCTCCAGAGGATAAGATTAAACGACATGGAATTAAGCGGTAAGGCTGAGTAGTTCCAAAAAAATCAGTGTTTCATCCGTGTAAATCCGTGGCTGAATAGTTACAATCGGCCAGAACTATCGCCCTCTGGATTTATAGATAGCAAGAATTATGCCAACTTTACCTGCTCAGCCTTTTTAATCGGAATGAAAATTTTTTTTAGACAGGCAGGGGCCTGTAAGGTTCTAATTGACGGAGACTCACCCGCATAGAGTCAAAAGTTGTCTGGATAAGTCGGTGAGTAAAATATCTTATCTTTATTCTTATTTCTATATGTAAATGCTGCGTTGGCTCTAAAAATTACTATTATTAGGCATCTATTGCCACCACTACTTATTAGCTGCTTTTTCGAGAAAACTCCTCTTGGCGGCATATAAAGGGCCAGATTTTTTTGTAAAAAAAACTTACATCGAAAGAGATAGTCGTATCTACTCAAAATCAAGTTAAAAAAGTAAGCTCATTACAGATTATAGTGCTATGGGTTAAGTTTCATCTCCTTTTGTCCTGACAGCGTCGGCATAAGAGTTTCCCCTCCCTTGATGGGCTTATCCTTACCCACATCTTTTAAAAACCACGAAGAACACGAAGGGCACGAAGAATTATAAAACAAATATTTTTTTCTTCGTGTCCTTCGTGCTCTTCGTGGTTTATCCTTGATTTTCATCAAGGCAGGCTCTTGTTTACCCCATCCTTTTACCCAATTTGTGGGTAAGGATAAGCCCATCAAGGGAGAGGGAATTT contains:
- the asnB gene encoding asparagine synthase (glutamine-hydrolyzing), translated to MCGICGVYNFGSSEPVKPGLVREMTDALYHRGPDEEGFYVKDDLGLGMRRLAIIDLTTGQQPVSNEDGSIWIVFNGEIYNYRQLRDDLILKGHQFKTKSDTEVIVHLYEEAGEMCVRQLGGMFAFAIWDRGKKKLTLARDRLGIKPLYYWLNANFCLFGSEIKALLKDSRIPRQINYEALDDYFTFRAIPSPRSIFKGIYKLPPGHILTCTPDHASLKEYWDVEFTSNSSLSGKADLYAREENYAQDLIRHLKDSVESQLISEVPLGVFLSGGIDSSAVVAVMSNGLNRPVITSSIGFSENGFDETKFARLVAHLYQTTHYEHTVRPELEALLPKLIYHFDEPFADSSAVPTYYLSKTAREHVTVALSGDGGDELFAGYRRYFYDRLENKLRGYLPRFIQRYLLPPLAGIYPKADYLPQFLRAKTLLTNLSLSPEQGYANSLSLYNRDMRRKLYSEDLKRKLAGYDPADTLIKYFKKTEGLDPLSRIQYVDIKTYLPDDILTKVDRMSMANSLEVRVPLLDHQLVEFAATIPPDLKLKGDNSKYIFKKAVRPYLSPTILERGKMGFSIPADIWFRKDLKGMTEDILFDSKTLNRGYFNSRFLHKMWRDHQSGLKNYGQHLWALLMLEMWHREFV
- a CDS encoding FlgD immunoglobulin-like domain containing protein, giving the protein MRKVLLFLLVATLLAFTSVISPNLALAADLSVTIDTVDQNGQHIPGYIRPYGQDWQASPHIMTLPDGAATIFTAYAGFRTVEQIVTILDDAILTIDATDTSVTQASSSGAGRGLSQINFQFLPLSVVTNTVDGSQQHLEGWVRTAYYADWHATPHTFTPQNSPPDLIVNGGTVSFEAMAVSTTITRTVLVWQDTAYTVGDETTISPGPGPGVATIDFVFTVLTVYLDTVDQNGQHIDGFIQKYGQDWQATPATVTMPKGASTIFTSFSGYRTVEQIITIQEDTIYTIDATGASVSMTTGSGAGSGAAQVIFTFFPLSVACDTLDVAEQHADGFIRPAAYAPWQVTPYIYTPQHRHPELIVNGGAVPFEALAFSSTVTQTITVWEDTAYTVQDGVTEKPGAGAGTATVDFIFSTLTLTIDTVDQNSQHIGGYVQIYGQDWQAAPFTLTIPAGATSVFTGYAGYRLAEQIVTLTEGNIYIIDATDVTVTQTVQSGAGAGAARIIFKFLPLSITCDTLDGNLQHVENGEVWISAFSIYHFTPYTYEPTNSKPELIVNGGTVTFDFFAAFKTVTKTITIWQDTAYTVNGEITSGPGPGPGAATIDCLFHFLSVTFDTVNQNGQHIEGLFQLADQGWHSTPCVMELPDGIMNRFLGFAGYRTEENILTINEDMIYTIDATDSRVVQTQTPGAGSGTARVVFQFFPLTLTLDTVDQAGRHIDGFVQINPAADWQNSPHTYVPQDRPFVVNGATTYCEAYSDYASGGMGLTFWDETIYTVDLISGVPILTTGPGLGEGLAALNFIVAEQTGDVTPPLVTIESPEARPYLHSDTVSVSFTATDPESGIDSVTAILDGEKALSNGDILNLFQLKLGEHTLVVTAWNREGDSASALVAFEVEATIDTLIEATNVCYKKGLIDSQWIWLSLRAKAVLAKKLIDYRYYSLAKICLFSYIKEVKLYQGTHIRPQAADYLIAEARYIIQQLPDDPLATINLMIFAVKIGYQMDLISSQPLADALIAKLNMAGYQIAAGYLEAAKETLKKFISQVKNANGAIHPDLANLLIQGARYIIDHLDPAQAAPILSEGENYPDFLKSETWIQSVPEITKTRLGQNYPNPLNPETWIPFELAQEAEVNIRIYNLSGELIRTLKLGKLGSGSYTSKGVSAYWDGKDSDGSEVASGIYLYQLIAGSSVETRKMVVLK
- a CDS encoding polysaccharide deacetylase family protein, yielding MEAKRERNSWSEIIRWLMGVCLYYTRSLDLFRKIRRPKVIILSYHRVIDDYVRPQMAVSPATFEKQMNFLRNNFKVASLDEAMPFLKGEIPLKEDIVVITFDDGYRDNYTQAFPILRRYSLPATIFLTTNFIGTDRRLWWDEVDSLLEQKNGQVRRGIYPVEVEKCLLEIEAKEGKEREEAKNKLISILKGMVESVRTEIISHLKVGREDTAASSNRVMLSWEEVDEMKREGISFGAHTHSHLSLTELPLEAARKEIVESKTAIEIRLKEPVGHFSYPFGEIEDGIKKIVWENNFQSACSIKEGGNNYGSGQNDLFALKRIGVNELSSKSPFGSFSDPRFALRIFKGSR